One part of the Odontesthes bonariensis isolate fOdoBon6 chromosome 15, fOdoBon6.hap1, whole genome shotgun sequence genome encodes these proteins:
- the pde4ba gene encoding 3',5'-cyclic-AMP phosphodiesterase 4B isoform X4: MGACCFDRKDKKLGKLNVWKKFKRMLNRELTHLSEMSRSGNQVSEFISNTFLDKQNEVEMPSPTSKTREKKKQQQRQQLMTQISGVKKVSHGPSLSSSSISRFGVKTDKEELLSKELEDLNKWGLNIFTVSEYSNNRPLTCIMYAIFQERDLLKTFKIPTDTFVAYMMTLEDHYHSDVAYHNSLHAADVAQSTHILLSTPALDAVFTDLEILAAIFAAAIHDVDHPGVSNQFLINTNSELALMYNDESVLENHHLAVGFKLLQEDNCDIFQNLTKKQRQSLRKMVIDMVLATDMSKHMSLLADLKTMVETKKVTSSGVLLLDNYTDRIQVLRNMVHCADLSNPTKSLELYRQWTDRIMEEFFHQGDRERERGMEISPMCDKHTASVEKSQVGFIDYIVHPLWETWADLVHPDAQDILDTLEDNRNWYQSMIPQSPSPPFYDQGTHGHSGGTGGQGGGEKFQFDLTLEEEDLDGIEKDGEGEEEEDVEELEEEEDSLEEFCSPPPGYLDSQEPEDGTMIEPTTAIEIVTHEASPTDT, encoded by the exons TTCAAGAGAATGTTGAATCGGGAGTTGACGCACCTATCCGAGATGAGTCGGTCTGGGAATCAGGTTTCCGAATTCATCTCCAACACTTTCTTGG acaaacagaatGAGGTGGAGATGCCATCGCCAACATCTAAGACacgagagaagaagaagcagcagcagaggcagCAGCTGATGACACAGATCAGCGGGGTCAAGAAGGTTTCTCACGGGCCCTCgctctccagcagcagcatctcTCGCTTCGGGGTCAAGACCGATAAGGAGGAGCTGTTGTCCAAGGAGCTGGAGGACCTGAACAAGTGGGGCCTGAACATTTTCACTGTTTCAGAGTATTCCAACAACCGACCTCTCACCTGTATCATGTACGCCATCTTCCAG GAGAGAGACCTGTTAAAGACATTTAAGATTCCCACGGATACGTTTGTGGCCTACATGATGACGTTGGAAGATCACTACCATTCAGATGTGGCCTACCATAACAGTCTGCATGCTGCTGACGTAGCCCAGTCTACTCACATCCTTCTCTCCACTCCTGCCCTGGAT GCGGTCTTCACAGATCTTGAGATCCTTGCAGCCATCTTTGCTGCAGCTATCCATGATGTTGATCATCCTGGAGTATCAAACCAATTTCTTATCAATACCA ACTCTGAACTAGCCCTGATGTACAACGACGAGTCTGTGCTGGAAAACCATCATTTGGCTGTGGGCTTCAAGCTGCTACAGGAAGACAACTGTGATATCTTCCAGAACCTCACAAAGAAGCAGCGACAGTCCCTGCGCAAGATGGTCATTGATATG GTTTTGGCCACTGATATGTCCAAACACATGAGTCTGCTGGCTGATCTGAAGACAATGGTGGAGACGAAGAAGGTGACGAGCTCTGGAGTACTGCTGCTAGACAATTACACCGACAGGATACAG GTTCTGCGTAACATGGTGCACTGTGCCGATCTGAGCAACCCCACAAAGTCTTTGGAGTTGTATCGTCAGTGGACTGACCGGATAATGGAGGAGTTCTTCCACcagggagacagagagagggagaggggtaTGGAAATCAGCCCCATGTGCGATAAACACACAGCCTCTGTGGAGAAGAGCCAG GTGGGTTTTATTGACTACATCGTGCATCCTCTGTGGGAGACCTGGGCTGACCTGGTACACCCTGATGCCCAGGACATTCTGGATACATTAGAGGATAACAGGAACTGGTACCAGAGCATGATTCCTCAGAGTCCCTCCCCACCCTTCTATGACCAGGGCACACATGGACACAGTGGAGGCACAGGAGGACAGGGCGGAGGGGAGAAGTTTCAGTTTGACTTGACCTTGGAGGAGGAGGACTTGGATGGAATAGAGAAAGATGGGGAaggggaggaagaagaagacgtaGAAGagttagaggaggaggaggacagtcTTGAAGAATTTTGCTCTCCTCCCCCCGGCTATTTGGACAGTCAGGAGCCTGAGGACGGCACCATGATTGAACCCACAACGGCAATAGAGATTGTGACCCACGAGGCATCGCCTACAGACACATAG
- the pde4ba gene encoding 3',5'-cyclic-AMP phosphodiesterase 4B isoform X5, producing the protein MPEANYLLSVSWGYIKFKRMLNRELTHLSEMSRSGNQVSEFISNTFLDKQNEVEMPSPTSKTREKKKQQQRQQLMTQISGVKKVSHGPSLSSSSISRFGVKTDKEELLSKELEDLNKWGLNIFTVSEYSNNRPLTCIMYAIFQERDLLKTFKIPTDTFVAYMMTLEDHYHSDVAYHNSLHAADVAQSTHILLSTPALDAVFTDLEILAAIFAAAIHDVDHPGVSNQFLINTNSELALMYNDESVLENHHLAVGFKLLQEDNCDIFQNLTKKQRQSLRKMVIDMVLATDMSKHMSLLADLKTMVETKKVTSSGVLLLDNYTDRIQVLRNMVHCADLSNPTKSLELYRQWTDRIMEEFFHQGDRERERGMEISPMCDKHTASVEKSQVGFIDYIVHPLWETWADLVHPDAQDILDTLEDNRNWYQSMIPQSPSPPFYDQGTHGHSGGTGGQGGGEKFQFDLTLEEEDLDGIEKDGEGEEEEDVEELEEEEDSLEEFCSPPPGYLDSQEPEDGTMIEPTTAIEIVTHEASPTDT; encoded by the exons ATGCCTGAAGCTAATTACCTGCTGTCGGTGTCTTGGGGTTACATTAAG TTCAAGAGAATGTTGAATCGGGAGTTGACGCACCTATCCGAGATGAGTCGGTCTGGGAATCAGGTTTCCGAATTCATCTCCAACACTTTCTTGG acaaacagaatGAGGTGGAGATGCCATCGCCAACATCTAAGACacgagagaagaagaagcagcagcagaggcagCAGCTGATGACACAGATCAGCGGGGTCAAGAAGGTTTCTCACGGGCCCTCgctctccagcagcagcatctcTCGCTTCGGGGTCAAGACCGATAAGGAGGAGCTGTTGTCCAAGGAGCTGGAGGACCTGAACAAGTGGGGCCTGAACATTTTCACTGTTTCAGAGTATTCCAACAACCGACCTCTCACCTGTATCATGTACGCCATCTTCCAG GAGAGAGACCTGTTAAAGACATTTAAGATTCCCACGGATACGTTTGTGGCCTACATGATGACGTTGGAAGATCACTACCATTCAGATGTGGCCTACCATAACAGTCTGCATGCTGCTGACGTAGCCCAGTCTACTCACATCCTTCTCTCCACTCCTGCCCTGGAT GCGGTCTTCACAGATCTTGAGATCCTTGCAGCCATCTTTGCTGCAGCTATCCATGATGTTGATCATCCTGGAGTATCAAACCAATTTCTTATCAATACCA ACTCTGAACTAGCCCTGATGTACAACGACGAGTCTGTGCTGGAAAACCATCATTTGGCTGTGGGCTTCAAGCTGCTACAGGAAGACAACTGTGATATCTTCCAGAACCTCACAAAGAAGCAGCGACAGTCCCTGCGCAAGATGGTCATTGATATG GTTTTGGCCACTGATATGTCCAAACACATGAGTCTGCTGGCTGATCTGAAGACAATGGTGGAGACGAAGAAGGTGACGAGCTCTGGAGTACTGCTGCTAGACAATTACACCGACAGGATACAG GTTCTGCGTAACATGGTGCACTGTGCCGATCTGAGCAACCCCACAAAGTCTTTGGAGTTGTATCGTCAGTGGACTGACCGGATAATGGAGGAGTTCTTCCACcagggagacagagagagggagaggggtaTGGAAATCAGCCCCATGTGCGATAAACACACAGCCTCTGTGGAGAAGAGCCAG GTGGGTTTTATTGACTACATCGTGCATCCTCTGTGGGAGACCTGGGCTGACCTGGTACACCCTGATGCCCAGGACATTCTGGATACATTAGAGGATAACAGGAACTGGTACCAGAGCATGATTCCTCAGAGTCCCTCCCCACCCTTCTATGACCAGGGCACACATGGACACAGTGGAGGCACAGGAGGACAGGGCGGAGGGGAGAAGTTTCAGTTTGACTTGACCTTGGAGGAGGAGGACTTGGATGGAATAGAGAAAGATGGGGAaggggaggaagaagaagacgtaGAAGagttagaggaggaggaggacagtcTTGAAGAATTTTGCTCTCCTCCCCCCGGCTATTTGGACAGTCAGGAGCCTGAGGACGGCACCATGATTGAACCCACAACGGCAATAGAGATTGTGACCCACGAGGCATCGCCTACAGACACATAG